Sequence from the Egibacter rhizosphaerae genome:
GCCCTCGAGCGCGGACGCCACGCAGAACGGGATCGAGAACTGCGCCTCGAAGGGCGTCGTCGGGTGCGGGTTGCCGGCGACCTCGATGGCCGCCCCGTAGGTCGCGACCTCGACCTCGGCCACGTCGTCGGCGCGCACACCGACCCGCTCGCGCAACTCCAGCGCGCCGTCGATCGGCGCGAACGCATGCCCGCAGGCGGTGTGGTTCTTGAACGTGATCGCCTCGATGTTCGCGCGTTCGCCGAGATCGGCGAGCGCAGCGTCCCAGTCGACGTCGGCGCTCATCGCCGCACCGAACCCGCGCGGTCCGGCGAGCAGGCCCGGCGCGCCCGTGAGGCCCTCGCGTGCGCCGAGCGCCGCGAGCGTGCCGGCGTCGGCCGCGTGGCCGGCGTGCAAGGGCTTGCTCATGGCGTCGGAGCGGAAGGCCTGCTGCAGACCCGCAGCCAGGGTCGTGGCGTGCGCGAGCGCGTGCTCGGCCTGCGTCGCATCGGCACCGGCGAGGCGCGCGACTGCGGCCGCGGCCCCGAGGGTGCCCACGGTGCCGGTGGTGTGCCAGAAGCGGTAGTGCGCCGGTTGCACGGCCGCCGCCACGCGTGTCGACACCTCGACGCCGGTGGTGACGGCGTCGAGCAGCGCCGCGCCGTCGGCGTGGTCGCGCTGGGCGACGGCGAGGGCCGCCGCGATCGTCGGCGCGCCGGGGTGGTAGACGCCGTCGCGGAAGATGTCGTCGACCTCGGCGGTGTGCGCGGCGGTCGCGTTGACGAGCGCCGCGGCCCGCGTGCCCGCGGGAGCGCCGTCCGGGACGAGCCGGGCCGATCCGGTGCGCTCGTCGGCGAGGGCGGCTCGCAGCGCGCGGGCGGGGGGCCGGTCACCGCCCACGGCTGCGGCGGCGAACCAATCCACCACTGCTCGGGTCGCGTGGTGGGCGACGTCGGGACGCG
This genomic interval carries:
- a CDS encoding MmgE/PrpD family protein, with product MAEDRTVEGRLGDYVATTSRPRPDVAHHATRAVVDWFAAAAVGGDRPPARALRAALADERTGSARLVPDGAPAGTRAAALVNATAAHTAEVDDIFRDGVYHPGAPTIAAALAVAQRDHADGAALLDAVTTGVEVSTRVAAAVQPAHYRFWHTTGTVGTLGAAAAVARLAGADATQAEHALAHATTLAAGLQQAFRSDAMSKPLHAGHAADAGTLAALGAREGLTGAPGLLAGPRGFGAAMSADVDWDAALADLGERANIEAITFKNHTACGHAFAPIDGALELRERVGVRADDVAEVEVATYGAAIEVAGNPHPTTPFEAQFSIPFCVASALEGGSVRLRAFEPDRLTDERIARLTDRIRLRTDADLDAAFPGRRGARVTITTTDGRQEMVERTSRRGDPESPLTDVELGDKFLELTEPVIGADAARTALATLWEVAGVADVTALPLAGGRP